In Trichoderma atroviride chromosome 2, complete sequence, one DNA window encodes the following:
- a CDS encoding uncharacterized protein (EggNog:ENOG41~TransMembrane:1 (o33-50i)), whose product MSIPSPSDSSNSDIFSEADSEAQEEWERSLEQVQLLLTMILVPWIGKLFGRKFAYWSWGKYMNWVHNVDVKVTGKKSFNAAGAVAATL is encoded by the exons ATGTCGATTCCCTCCCCCTCCGATTCCTCCAACAGCGACATCTTCTCCGAGGCCGATTCCGAGGCCCAGGAAGAATGGGAGCGCAGCCTGGAGCAggtccagctgctgctgaccATGATACTCGTACCGTGGATCGGGAAGCTGTTTGGCCGCAAGTTTGCGTACTGGA GCTGGGGCAAATACATGAACTGGGTGCACAACGTAGACGTTAAAGTTACGGGCAAGAAATCTTTCAATGCTGCTGGTGCAGTGGCCGCGACGTTATAG
- a CDS encoding uncharacterized protein (EggNog:ENOG41~TransMembrane:4 (o12-29i41-59o65-89i131-149o)), with the protein MSKLVSVILRSIALIWTLIITALIGNVIASNRNGHMLSINFTIFVAAWSWVALLYGMFATFIESILVPVLLLFLDGLATVLTFICAIVLSAKLRAPNCGNIPNQHLPASWIGFGDFPHDEKRCREIQASTAFMWFLWVCFMVIFIFGIIDGRTGGFGGGSSRFSRSSRSTRTTAPTMSQV; encoded by the coding sequence ATGTCGAAGCTCGTCAGTGTCATCCTGCGCAGCATTGCGCTGATCTGGACATTGATCATCACCGCCCTCATTGGCAATGTCATCGCCTCCAACCGAAATGGGCACATGCTGTCCATCAACTTCACCATCTTCGTGGCTGCTTGGTCCTGGGTTGCCCTGCTCTATGGCATGTTTGCAACCTTCATCGAGAGCATCCTCGTGCccgtcctcctcctcttcctggaCGGCCTTGCCACTGTGCTCACCTTCATCTGCGCCATAGTCTTGTCCGCCAAGCTGCGTGCTCCCAACTGTGGCAACATTCCTAACCAGCACTTGCCCGCCAGCTGGATCGGCTTTGGCGATTTCCCTCATGACGAGAAGAGGTGCCGCGAGATCCAGGCCAGCACTGCCTTCATGTGGTTCCTCTGGGTGTGCTTCAtggtcatcttcatcttcggcATCATTGACGGACGGACTGGCggcttcggcggcggctcctCACGATTCTCGCGTTCAAGTCGCTCTACTCGCACCACTGCACCTACCATGTCTCAGGTCTAA
- a CDS encoding uncharacterized protein (EggNog:ENOG41), translating into MTRAPTSSQPPNTMLSVYPSGIQYQQHLNHSPIRPMPHRQPDVSLGYASMSASRASKAAAAQHHQAQQDAAVAQALEIARESPDGASDPTVSTILEQALQQIWRKVEAQPDSYIMSRDEFAVFNFFQHRFNGNKMAVTARKRYWDHTRVEC; encoded by the coding sequence ATGACCAGAGCCCCTACCTCTTCGCAGCCTCCAAATACAATGCTGTCTGTCTATCCATCAGGAATCCAGTACCAGCAACACCTCAACCACTCTCCCATCCGCCCCATGCCTCACCGCCAGCCAGACGTCTCGCTGGGCTATGCCAGTATGAGTGCCAGCCGTGCCTCTAAGGCGGCCGCTGCCCAACACCACCAGGCCCAGCAAGACGCTGCGGTTGCCCAGGCCCTCGAAATTGCTCGAGAAAGTCCCGACGGCGCCTCAGATCCAACCGTCAGCACCATCCTTGAGcaggctctgcagcagatCTGGCGCAAGGTCGAAGCCCAGCCCGACTCTTACATCATGTCACGCGACGAGTTTGccgtcttcaacttcttccagCACCGCTTCAACGGCAACAAGATGGCCGTCACAGCGCGCAAGCGATACTGGGACCATACCAGAGTCGAGTGCTGA